Proteins encoded together in one Oncorhynchus kisutch isolate 150728-3 unplaced genomic scaffold, Okis_V2 scaffold891, whole genome shotgun sequence window:
- the LOC116362885 gene encoding L-rhamnose-binding lectin CSL3-like, which yields MCILRLTVVTLLATACCTLTDGAISITCEGSDALLQCDGGKIHIKRANYGRRQHDVCSIGRPDNQLTDTNCLSQSSTSKMAERCGGKSECIVPASNFVFGDPCVGTYKYLDTKYSCVQQQETISSIICEGSDSQLLCDRGEIRIQRANYGRRQHDVCSIGRPHQQLKNTNCLSQSTTSKMAERCDGKRQCIVKVSNSVFGDPCVGTYKYLDVAYTCD from the exons ATGTGCATTTTGAGACTGACGGTGGTCACAT TGCTGGCTACAGCTTGCTGCACACTAACAGAtggag CAATCAGCATCACGTGTGAAGGCTCTGATGCTTTACTGCAATGTG aTGGAGGTAAGATCCATATCAAGCGTGCGAACTACGGTCGTCGTCAACACGATGTTTGTTCTATTGGGCGCCCTGATAACCAACTCACCGACACCAACTGCCTCAGCCAATCCTCCACCAGCAAGATGGCAGAAAG ATGCGGTGGGAAGAGCGAGTGTATTGTCCCTGCATCCAATTTCGTTTTTGGAGACCCCTGTGTCGGGACTTATAAGTACCTGGACACCAAATACTCCTGTGTCCAACAGCAAGAAACAA TAAGCAGCATCATATGTGAAGGCTCTGATTCTCAACTACTATGTG ATCGAGGTGAGATCCGTATTCAGCGTGCCAACTATGGTCGTCGTCAACACGATGTGTGTTCCATTGGGCGCCCACATCAACAACTCAAAAACACCAACTGCCTCAGCCAATCCACCACCAGCAAAATGGCAGAAAG GTGTGATGGAAAGCGCCAGTGTATCGTCAAGGTATCCAACTCTGTGTTCGGTGACCCCTGTGTCGGAACCTATAAGTACTTGGATGTGGCTTACACCTGTGACTGA